The following proteins are co-located in the Nonlabens ponticola genome:
- a CDS encoding T9SS type A sorting domain-containing protein yields MKQFLLFVLILSVFTGAAQCVDPDITDFECENPSHPITGALTSVLNPFPHDINRSENVGKYIDNGQAGFDALVVDYGSPIDLSVNPVLKLKFYSTNSVQILAKLEGGTQQELFSDFSQVNTWQEFSFDFSASQGNGNTRVVFFVNPGVENGSPADVYYLDDIRFDSTVLTPCEEPFITNFECAPFSNTINGALVTVGNSVSGGTNTSPNIGQYTDDGTQGFDALVIDYGAPIDLSVNSIFKLKFYSPSSVQILAKLEGGTVQEIFSDFSQVNTWEEFTFDFSASVGQGNTRLVLFFNPFVESGTPNDIYFIDDLQFGTLERTVYSYKNDTTGWTPNIPNDVIDPSSAIDNIVIQAGATQTTGDLLAANVTVASGAMLDAQGLNVTSTLDSQGVTNVFGTLTPNASQITSNGTLTLKSDENGTATVADATNATFNGAIAVERYIPASNRSYRLVSTAVENAGPISSNWQLNTHITGNGGASNGFDETGTNNPSMFTVNEQAAPANYEAITTTATNLEHGTGYLLFVRGDRSVDLTDNEAAATATTLSSAGTLFRGNLVLGNTQLNTGDFEAGGNGSSLIANPYQAPVNMEQVLNTATEINQEFIHVYDPTLGDRGAFVTVGFGAATDGTDDITNFSLGANAGNDASTTQASRFLQPGSAVFINTLDPGTDGTANPSLTFSEVDKAINSPVSIPFETPDAVDVNSSNALVSINLFDTAAFANNESPRDALVVRFSDQYSNALETTDALKATNLDENMASMADGQLFSIQSRALPVDEEIIDLSMTNYTMTDYTMKISINGLDDVNAYLVDNFTNTSTLLENDSVTLVEFSVDSSNDSSSSEDRFDLAFAKSTLSNTDDQATSFKLFPNPVNNGVVNVELSQVTAGPAQVHIYNSLGQNVQEIKLAEIAGVQTLDVSNLSQGIYIMEIIQDGTSTSQKVIIQ; encoded by the coding sequence ATGAAACAATTTTTACTTTTTGTTTTAATTCTTTCTGTGTTCACGGGCGCAGCGCAATGCGTTGATCCAGACATCACAGATTTTGAATGTGAGAATCCATCACATCCTATCACTGGAGCATTGACCAGCGTGCTCAATCCGTTTCCGCACGATATTAATAGAAGTGAAAACGTAGGTAAGTATATAGATAACGGTCAGGCAGGATTTGACGCATTGGTCGTTGATTATGGGTCACCCATTGACTTGTCGGTAAATCCAGTTTTGAAACTTAAATTCTATTCCACCAATTCAGTTCAGATTTTAGCGAAACTAGAAGGTGGCACGCAACAAGAGCTATTTTCAGACTTCAGTCAGGTAAACACGTGGCAAGAATTTTCTTTTGATTTTAGCGCCTCGCAAGGAAACGGTAACACACGAGTGGTATTTTTTGTCAATCCTGGAGTTGAAAACGGATCACCTGCAGACGTTTATTATTTGGATGACATTCGATTTGACAGCACCGTACTCACGCCTTGTGAAGAACCTTTTATAACCAACTTTGAATGCGCACCATTCTCCAACACTATAAATGGAGCATTGGTAACTGTAGGCAATTCAGTTTCTGGTGGAACGAATACCAGCCCTAACATAGGTCAATATACTGATGACGGTACACAAGGATTTGATGCTCTTGTGATTGATTATGGAGCTCCTATCGATTTATCTGTGAATAGCATTTTTAAGCTCAAATTCTATTCGCCAAGTTCCGTACAAATTTTAGCCAAACTAGAAGGCGGCACGGTACAGGAAATATTCTCAGACTTCAGTCAAGTAAACACTTGGGAAGAATTCACTTTTGATTTTAGCGCATCTGTTGGTCAAGGTAACACTCGTTTAGTATTGTTCTTCAACCCATTTGTTGAATCAGGAACACCCAATGATATTTACTTTATCGATGATCTTCAATTTGGAACCCTTGAAAGAACAGTTTATAGCTATAAGAACGATACCACAGGCTGGACGCCCAACATTCCTAACGATGTAATTGATCCATCAAGTGCCATAGACAACATTGTCATTCAGGCTGGTGCAACGCAAACAACAGGTGATTTACTCGCTGCAAATGTGACTGTAGCGTCAGGTGCAATGTTAGATGCTCAAGGGTTGAATGTAACTTCTACTTTAGATAGTCAAGGTGTGACTAATGTTTTTGGAACGCTAACACCCAACGCTTCACAGATTACTTCAAATGGTACGCTGACCTTAAAAAGTGATGAGAATGGAACTGCAACGGTAGCTGATGCTACCAATGCAACTTTTAACGGCGCGATAGCAGTTGAGCGATACATTCCAGCTTCCAACAGATCTTACAGATTGGTTTCTACCGCTGTTGAAAACGCTGGGCCTATCAGTTCAAATTGGCAATTGAATACGCACATTACAGGAAATGGTGGTGCTAGCAATGGTTTTGATGAAACAGGAACTAACAATCCATCCATGTTTACCGTCAACGAGCAAGCTGCACCAGCAAACTATGAAGCTATCACTACCACGGCGACAAATCTAGAACATGGGACAGGATACCTACTGTTTGTACGTGGCGATCGTTCTGTAGATCTTACAGATAATGAGGCAGCGGCTACAGCAACTACCTTATCAAGTGCAGGAACGTTATTTAGAGGAAATCTAGTACTAGGAAACACACAGCTTAACACAGGCGATTTTGAGGCAGGTGGCAATGGATCATCCTTGATTGCCAACCCTTACCAGGCACCAGTCAATATGGAGCAGGTTTTAAATACAGCTACAGAAATCAATCAGGAATTCATTCATGTTTATGATCCTACCTTGGGAGATCGCGGTGCTTTTGTAACCGTAGGTTTTGGCGCGGCTACAGATGGTACAGATGACATCACCAACTTTTCTCTAGGAGCAAATGCTGGTAATGACGCATCGACTACACAGGCTTCAAGATTCCTACAGCCAGGTAGCGCTGTTTTCATCAATACGCTAGATCCTGGAACTGATGGAACTGCAAATCCATCGCTCACATTCAGCGAGGTAGATAAGGCGATCAACAGCCCAGTTTCCATTCCTTTTGAGACGCCAGATGCTGTAGATGTCAATTCAAGTAATGCATTAGTGAGCATCAATCTCTTTGACACAGCAGCTTTTGCAAACAACGAGAGTCCTAGAGATGCACTTGTTGTGAGATTTTCAGACCAGTATAGCAATGCCCTTGAGACAACAGATGCATTGAAAGCCACCAATCTTGATGAAAACATGGCCAGTATGGCAGATGGCCAACTCTTTAGTATTCAAAGTCGAGCGTTGCCTGTCGATGAGGAAATCATTGATTTGTCCATGACCAATTATACGATGACTGACTATACCATGAAAATCAGCATCAATGGACTGGATGATGTCAATGCCTATCTGGTTGACAACTTTACGAACACCTCAACGCTTCTTGAGAACGACTCGGTTACCCTTGTAGAGTTCTCTGTGGACTCTTCAAATGACTCTAGTAGCAGTGAGGATCGTTTTGATTTAGCTTTCGCGAAAAGCACACTATCAAACACAGATGATCAAGCGACCAGCTTTAAACTATTCCCTAATCCTGTTAACAATGGGGTTGTTAATGTTGAACTGAGCCAGGTTACTGCTGGTCCAGCGCAGGTACACATTTACAACTCGTTAGGTCAAAATGTACAAGAAATCAAGCTAGCCGAAATAGCTGGTGTACAAACTCTAGATGTATCTAACCTAAGTCAAGGAATATACATCATGGAGATTATCCAAGACGGTACATCGACCTCGCAAAAAGTGATCATTCAATAA
- a CDS encoding T9SS type A sorting domain-containing protein, with product MKKILLLSLCAISYLGYGQCNEPLITDFECGEPSNPITGALVTVANPFPGGINTSENVGEYTDDGTQGFDNFSIEYGEPIDLSTNSVLTLKLYSPTSVQILAKLEGGGGPEIFSDFSQVNEWQEFSFDFSAFADGGNTRVVVFVNPAVSSGTTTDIYYVDDIGFEEPEEEAVPCEGPVITDFECSAPSQPITGAIVTVENPFQEGINTSENVGRYTDDGTNGFDALVVDYGTEIDLSTNPIFSVKLYSTSSVQILAKLEGGTAQEIYSDFSEVNQWQEFTFDFSDSQGNGNTRLALFVNPAVTDGTTTDVYFLDDLSFESATASIDENFLNSIKLYPNPAADILNISSVDTIESYQILDVSGKTIMSKNENISAAIDVNNLTTGIYFIRLNSSSSKAVIKFVKQ from the coding sequence ATGAAAAAAATTCTACTCTTATCCTTATGTGCAATATCCTATTTAGGGTATGGACAATGTAATGAACCACTTATCACAGACTTTGAATGTGGTGAACCATCTAATCCTATCACGGGTGCGCTGGTTACCGTGGCAAATCCATTTCCTGGTGGCATCAACACCAGTGAAAACGTGGGTGAATACACAGATGATGGAACACAAGGTTTTGACAACTTTAGTATTGAATACGGCGAGCCTATTGATCTATCGACAAACAGTGTCTTAACGCTTAAGCTCTACTCGCCTACTTCGGTTCAAATACTGGCAAAGCTTGAAGGTGGTGGTGGACCAGAAATCTTTTCTGACTTCAGTCAAGTCAACGAGTGGCAGGAATTCTCTTTTGACTTCAGCGCTTTTGCAGATGGCGGCAACACAAGAGTTGTGGTTTTTGTAAACCCAGCAGTTTCCAGTGGAACAACAACTGACATCTATTATGTGGATGATATAGGTTTTGAAGAACCAGAAGAAGAAGCAGTGCCATGTGAAGGTCCTGTGATTACAGATTTTGAATGCTCTGCACCATCGCAGCCTATTACAGGTGCAATTGTGACTGTTGAGAATCCATTCCAAGAAGGAATCAACACCAGTGAAAACGTAGGACGATACACTGATGATGGAACCAATGGTTTTGACGCACTAGTCGTAGATTATGGGACAGAAATTGACTTATCTACAAATCCTATTTTCAGTGTGAAGCTTTACTCAACCAGTTCCGTTCAAATTCTTGCAAAACTTGAAGGTGGAACAGCGCAGGAAATCTACTCTGATTTCAGTGAGGTAAACCAGTGGCAGGAGTTCACATTTGACTTCTCAGATTCACAAGGTAATGGAAATACACGCCTAGCTTTATTTGTCAATCCAGCGGTAACTGATGGTACAACTACAGATGTTTACTTTCTAGACGATTTGAGTTTTGAGAGCGCTACTGCTTCCATCGATGAAAATTTCTTGAACAGCATCAAACTATATCCTAACCCAGCTGCTGACATCCTGAATATTTCTTCAGTTGACACTATAGAAAGCTATCAGATACTAGACGTTTCAGGTAAGACCATCATGAGCAAAAATGAGAATATCTCTGCTGCGATTGATGTGAATAATCTGACTACAGGTATCTATTTTATCAGACTTAATTCATCGTCTTCTAAAGCGGTAATCAAGTTTGTAAAACAATAA
- a CDS encoding carbohydrate binding domain-containing protein yields the protein MKTPLFKYSLLVLVVTLLHSCERELERYELLTFERCETEDVVPDPFVVTDFECQSNVNINGVEVIRNPSETGDNLSRFVGEYTDGASATDALVIEFDDDLDLSTNATLSFAVKTDVTGTLEIQLLGDPDGTVSYEVIIAGNERWIEYEVDLVDDRDKSFDQINFVFNSGIENNGNDIYLIDNIKFELTIDPCEDVVADLSIISDFECQQNYFLGADPEQTSVEPVDNPFIGGINQSSDVGRYVDNGTEAFDNLQINFDDAIDLSEKPLFTMKVYAPTPGILTVKLEGGSEAVEQSATVTTANQWVEYSFNFADAVDNDNDTMIIFFNAGSMDGNEAEVYFIDDLQFEEFVDPCESVDEDLSIISDFECQQNYTLGVNPALISTIENFDPDDVNMSDLIGQYSDDGTQGFDNLLIDFEDDIDLSERPVFSIKVYSTQQAPLVAKVEGGDTPLEIAREITAVNEWVEYTFDFSPVADQGNDQLILFFNFGQEDGTTTDLYYIDDLRFVENPCGVIDEDCENVTPDLTIISDFNCQQNYHLGAVPTVEDAPVVPNPDVSCENRSANVGRYTDNGTDPFDNLFIDLEGPFDLTNNSTLRLKILSDNPAPVPVLAKLEGGTPLEVFADVTVTGEWTEISFDFSAAIGAGNDALVLFVNAGETNTSTADIYYLDDIRFEAP from the coding sequence ATGAAAACTCCGTTATTCAAATATTCTCTGCTGGTTCTAGTAGTAACCTTACTGCATTCTTGTGAACGGGAATTAGAGAGATATGAATTGTTGACTTTTGAAAGATGTGAAACTGAAGATGTTGTTCCAGACCCGTTTGTGGTAACAGATTTTGAGTGTCAATCAAATGTCAATATCAATGGAGTTGAAGTCATCAGAAATCCCAGTGAGACTGGCGATAACCTATCAAGATTTGTAGGAGAGTATACCGATGGTGCCAGCGCCACAGATGCACTGGTTATCGAGTTTGACGATGACCTGGATTTATCTACCAACGCTACACTCTCGTTTGCCGTAAAAACAGATGTTACAGGAACGCTAGAAATTCAATTATTGGGCGATCCAGATGGAACGGTTTCTTATGAAGTCATCATCGCAGGTAACGAGCGCTGGATTGAGTATGAAGTAGACCTAGTTGATGATCGTGATAAAAGCTTTGATCAAATCAATTTTGTCTTCAATAGCGGTATTGAAAACAACGGTAATGATATTTACTTGATCGATAATATCAAATTTGAACTTACTATCGATCCTTGCGAGGATGTGGTGGCAGATCTATCCATCATCAGCGATTTTGAATGTCAACAGAATTACTTTTTGGGCGCAGACCCAGAACAAACCAGTGTTGAACCAGTCGACAATCCCTTTATTGGTGGTATCAATCAAAGCAGTGATGTAGGTAGATACGTGGACAACGGTACCGAGGCTTTTGACAACTTGCAAATCAATTTTGACGACGCGATTGATCTATCAGAAAAACCATTGTTTACCATGAAGGTTTATGCGCCTACCCCAGGAATACTTACAGTAAAACTGGAAGGCGGTTCAGAAGCTGTGGAGCAATCAGCAACGGTTACTACCGCAAATCAATGGGTAGAATACTCATTCAATTTTGCAGATGCCGTCGACAATGACAACGACACCATGATCATCTTCTTCAATGCAGGCAGCATGGATGGAAATGAGGCTGAAGTCTACTTCATCGACGACCTACAATTTGAAGAATTTGTAGATCCATGTGAGAGCGTTGACGAGGATCTATCCATCATTTCAGATTTTGAATGCCAGCAGAATTATACCTTGGGTGTGAATCCTGCCTTGATCAGCACCATTGAAAACTTTGATCCTGACGACGTGAACATGAGTGATCTTATAGGTCAATATTCAGACGATGGCACACAAGGCTTTGATAATTTACTCATTGACTTTGAGGACGACATCGACCTGTCAGAGCGTCCCGTGTTTTCCATTAAGGTTTATTCTACACAACAGGCGCCACTCGTGGCCAAAGTAGAAGGTGGCGACACACCTCTAGAAATTGCCAGAGAAATTACGGCTGTGAACGAATGGGTAGAATACACCTTTGACTTCTCGCCTGTGGCAGATCAAGGTAATGACCAGCTGATCCTTTTCTTCAACTTCGGTCAGGAAGATGGTACCACCACAGACCTATATTATATTGATGATCTGCGATTTGTGGAAAATCCATGTGGAGTCATTGATGAAGACTGTGAAAATGTCACACCAGACTTGACGATCATCAGCGATTTCAATTGCCAGCAAAACTATCATCTAGGTGCCGTACCTACTGTCGAGGATGCGCCAGTCGTGCCTAATCCTGACGTGAGCTGTGAAAACAGAAGTGCCAATGTAGGCCGATACACTGATAATGGTACAGATCCATTTGACAATCTATTTATAGATCTTGAAGGACCGTTTGATCTTACCAACAACAGCACGCTACGATTAAAGATATTGTCTGATAATCCTGCGCCAGTTCCTGTTCTTGCAAAGCTAGAAGGTGGCACGCCGCTAGAAGTTTTTGCAGACGTTACGGTCACTGGCGAGTGGACAGAGATCAGCTTTGACTTCAGCGCTGCAATAGGTGCTGGAAACGACGCACTTGTCCTATTTGTTAACGCTGGTGAGACCAACACGTCAACCGCAGACATCTACTACCTGGACGACATCAGGTTTGAAGCACCATAA
- a CDS encoding alpha-amylase family glycosyl hydrolase, with the protein MNKVSRWAALVVVTFLCACQSSDEGVDDDSSIPVDPIDDTAYSQYGTPFGQIPDTEDVVMYEANLRAMSAGGDLRGVINRLDHIEDLGINVIWLMPIHPQGQERSVGSPYAIRDYKEVSNEYGDLEDLRELTDAAHSLGIAVIMDWVANHTAWDNEWIENKDWYTQDAAGNIVIPSGTNWQDVADLNFDNQEMRSAMIDAMKYWILEANIDGYRCDYADGVPADFWEDAWDELDAIPNRKLVKLAEGNREDHLQSGFDLNFGFEFYGAMINAFEGQPATSIMEKSEEEYATVPDGKQVLRYTTNHDESAFAATPIEFFGGKQGALAASTITIFMNGVPLIYSSQEVGRSSNVPFFSNSRIDFDANPDMLESYQKMIAFYNSSASARKGSTQDFSNDDVVSFRKTLNNDDVLIIANIRNREVSYAIPSSLQNTEWSNITTSNTVSLTGSIDLQPYEFLILD; encoded by the coding sequence ATGAATAAAGTAAGCCGTTGGGCAGCACTTGTTGTGGTTACTTTTTTGTGCGCATGCCAATCAAGTGATGAAGGAGTGGATGATGACTCCAGCATTCCTGTGGATCCTATTGACGATACAGCATACTCGCAATACGGCACTCCGTTTGGTCAAATTCCCGATACGGAGGACGTAGTAATGTATGAAGCTAATTTGAGAGCTATGAGTGCTGGTGGCGATTTACGTGGTGTTATCAATCGATTGGATCATATTGAGGACCTGGGTATCAATGTGATATGGCTCATGCCCATCCATCCACAGGGACAAGAAAGATCTGTCGGGTCGCCTTATGCCATAAGGGATTATAAAGAAGTAAGCAATGAGTATGGAGATCTAGAAGATTTAAGGGAATTAACTGATGCTGCTCACTCTCTTGGGATAGCCGTAATTATGGACTGGGTCGCCAATCATACAGCTTGGGACAACGAGTGGATCGAGAATAAGGACTGGTACACTCAAGATGCAGCTGGTAACATAGTCATTCCATCTGGTACCAATTGGCAGGACGTGGCAGACTTGAATTTTGACAATCAGGAAATGAGGTCAGCGATGATAGATGCTATGAAATACTGGATCCTAGAAGCAAATATCGATGGCTATCGCTGCGACTATGCAGATGGCGTCCCAGCAGACTTCTGGGAAGATGCATGGGATGAGCTTGATGCGATTCCTAATAGAAAACTCGTGAAGCTAGCCGAAGGAAATCGCGAAGATCATCTACAGTCAGGATTTGATTTAAACTTTGGATTTGAATTCTACGGTGCCATGATCAATGCATTTGAAGGTCAACCGGCAACCAGTATCATGGAGAAAAGTGAAGAAGAATATGCTACCGTTCCCGATGGCAAACAAGTGTTGCGTTATACTACAAACCATGATGAGTCAGCATTTGCGGCGACGCCTATAGAATTTTTTGGTGGTAAACAAGGAGCGCTCGCTGCTTCAACCATCACTATTTTTATGAATGGCGTGCCACTAATATATAGTAGCCAGGAAGTAGGGCGATCATCCAACGTGCCATTTTTCTCAAATTCTAGGATCGACTTTGATGCTAATCCAGATATGCTGGAATCTTACCAAAAAATGATTGCGTTTTACAACAGCTCTGCAAGTGCGAGAAAAGGAAGTACACAAGATTTCTCAAATGATGATGTTGTAAGTTTTAGAAAAACACTCAACAATGACGACGTATTAATAATAGCAAACATAAGAAACCGTGAAGTCTCATATGCTATACCTTCTAGCTTACAAAATACTGAGTGGAGTAACATCACTACCTCTAATACGGTGAGCCTGACTGGGTCCATCGATCTACAGCCGTATGAGTTTCTAATACTTGATTAA
- a CDS encoding GIY-YIG nuclease family protein, with protein sequence MIYSVYAISSVEKNYIYVGMSCEVEKRIAVHNSGNNKTIAPYAPYDVLMVEKVGIERQAARIREKYWKSGTGKRQLRNLRDKKF encoded by the coding sequence ATGATATACTCAGTTTATGCTATTTCCAGTGTAGAAAAAAATTATATCTATGTAGGTATGTCTTGTGAGGTAGAGAAAAGAATTGCCGTACACAATTCAGGTAATAATAAAACCATAGCTCCTTACGCTCCATATGATGTTCTGATGGTGGAGAAAGTTGGAATAGAGAGACAAGCCGCTAGGATCCGTGAAAAATATTGGAAAAGTGGCACAGGCAAACGACAGCTGAGAAATTTAAGGGATAAAAAGTTCTAG